A single Thiohalobacter thiocyanaticus DNA region contains:
- a CDS encoding PilZ domain-containing protein yields the protein MEHETIKSDDRREYFRLDDEVLLDYARVDETQIAALRERIFDRIVDRFTVAATFATSSRTMSRILSSFSAGQPDLARYLKMMDQKLNQLARLFVIEEMNAGEHSVTQVNLSAGGLVFPSTTEFSPDDMLQLRLALLPAMTGILAIVRVIYCERSAQGNGLPWQVAVEYEYIRESDRDLIASHIMAREAERLRERREQEQEGGNGE from the coding sequence ATGGAACACGAAACCATAAAGTCCGATGACCGCCGCGAATACTTCCGGCTCGATGACGAGGTACTGCTGGATTATGCGCGGGTCGACGAGACGCAGATCGCCGCGCTGCGGGAGCGGATCTTCGACCGGATCGTGGATCGCTTCACCGTGGCAGCGACCTTCGCCACCAGTTCGCGCACCATGTCGCGGATACTCAGCAGCTTCTCCGCCGGGCAGCCGGACCTGGCGCGATACCTCAAGATGATGGATCAGAAGCTCAATCAGCTGGCACGCCTGTTCGTGATCGAGGAGATGAACGCCGGTGAGCACTCGGTCACGCAGGTCAATCTGAGTGCGGGGGGGTTGGTTTTCCCTTCGACCACCGAATTCAGTCCGGACGACATGCTGCAACTGCGCCTGGCCCTGCTGCCGGCCATGACGGGTATCCTGGCAATAGTGCGCGTGATCTATTGTGAACGCAGCGCCCAAGGCAACGGCCTGCCCTGGCAGGTGGCGGTGGAGTACGAATATATCCGGGAAAGTGATCGTGACCTGATCGCCAGCCACATCATGGCGCGTGAGGCGGAACGGC